One part of the Tenacibaculum sp. 190130A14a genome encodes these proteins:
- a CDS encoding carboxy terminal-processing peptidase: protein MKTKFIITLLAIGMFSNSTFANNTTTAKDPDKDRVIIYVLKNILGRFHYVQKDLNDDFSEHVYNSFIDGLDPSKRYFTQKDLKEFSQYKYLIDDQLRQSNIDFYKLVYGRFLEKIKGAKDTYRSILAKPFDYNKKEFIDVDYDKVPYAKDPVALRDHWRKQLKLSVLGRIEDAENQQKEKLKKDRTAKTKSFKELEKEARSEVLKNMDDLYIRIEELENSDWYSTFLNSVVSGFDPHTSYMSPRIKSRFDQDMSGKLEGIGARLQKKGIYTHIVELISGGPAWKQGELEAGDIILKVAQGNGEPLDIVGMRLDDAITFIKGKKGTEVRLTVKKKLDGSVKVIPITRDIVELEETFVKSSTVEKDGKKYGIINLPKFYIDFNDANRRDAAKDMEQEIARLKKEGVEGLIVDLRDNGGGSLKTAIEIGGLFIDKGPIVQVKYRGEAPLVKNDSDPKIQWNGPLVVMVNELSASASEIFAAAMQDYKRGVIIGGKQTYGKGTVQNILPINRFYADYPDDLGVIKMTIQKFYRINGGSTQIEGVYSDVSLPSRYSYMDFGERDLEGALAWDKVPQAKYSTTNSYSNFGDVVYNSKQRVMNDVKFQKINEYAKWLRKKQDESKYALSYDMFKKESEQRIEEGKKFKDVFKFESNLTFESPKYELDLFKKDTILEEKRVAWHKNLKKDIYMNEALNVLSELKMNNNHIAVKH from the coding sequence ATGAAGACGAAATTTATAATCACACTTTTAGCTATTGGGATGTTCTCTAATAGCACTTTTGCTAACAATACTACCACCGCAAAAGACCCTGATAAGGACAGAGTAATTATTTACGTTTTAAAAAATATTTTAGGAAGATTTCATTATGTTCAAAAGGACTTAAATGATGATTTTTCTGAACATGTTTACAATAGTTTTATTGATGGATTAGATCCGAGCAAACGTTATTTTACGCAAAAAGATTTAAAAGAATTTTCTCAATACAAATACTTAATAGACGACCAATTACGTCAATCGAATATTGACTTTTATAAATTGGTCTATGGTCGTTTCTTAGAAAAAATTAAAGGAGCTAAAGACACCTATCGTTCTATTTTAGCAAAACCTTTTGATTACAACAAAAAAGAATTTATTGATGTTGACTATGATAAAGTTCCTTATGCAAAAGACCCAGTTGCCCTAAGAGACCACTGGCGCAAACAATTAAAACTTTCTGTATTAGGAAGAATAGAAGATGCTGAGAACCAACAAAAAGAAAAACTTAAAAAAGATAGGACCGCTAAAACCAAATCTTTTAAAGAGTTAGAAAAAGAAGCTAGGTCTGAAGTTTTAAAAAATATGGACGATTTATACATCCGTATCGAAGAACTTGAAAATTCAGATTGGTATTCTACATTTTTAAATAGTGTGGTAAGTGGTTTTGACCCACATACTTCATATATGTCACCAAGAATCAAATCTCGTTTTGATCAAGACATGTCAGGAAAACTAGAAGGTATTGGAGCTCGTTTACAAAAGAAAGGTATTTACACCCACATTGTAGAGTTAATTTCTGGTGGACCAGCATGGAAACAAGGAGAGTTGGAAGCAGGTGATATTATCTTAAAAGTAGCACAAGGAAATGGAGAGCCTTTAGATATTGTTGGAATGCGTTTAGACGATGCCATTACTTTTATAAAAGGAAAAAAAGGAACGGAAGTACGTTTAACGGTAAAGAAAAAATTAGACGGTTCTGTAAAAGTAATTCCTATTACAAGAGATATAGTTGAATTAGAAGAAACTTTTGTTAAATCAAGTACCGTAGAAAAAGATGGCAAGAAATACGGAATTATAAACCTACCTAAATTCTATATTGATTTTAACGATGCTAACAGAAGAGATGCTGCTAAAGATATGGAGCAAGAAATTGCTCGTCTTAAAAAAGAAGGTGTAGAAGGATTAATTGTTGATTTAAGAGATAATGGAGGTGGTTCTTTAAAAACGGCTATTGAAATTGGAGGATTATTCATTGATAAAGGACCTATTGTACAAGTAAAATACAGAGGTGAAGCTCCATTAGTAAAAAATGATTCTGACCCTAAAATTCAATGGAACGGACCTTTAGTGGTGATGGTAAATGAATTATCTGCTTCTGCCTCAGAAATTTTTGCAGCAGCAATGCAAGATTATAAACGTGGAGTAATCATAGGGGGTAAACAAACCTATGGAAAAGGAACTGTACAAAACATACTACCTATTAATCGTTTTTATGCAGATTATCCAGATGATTTAGGAGTTATTAAAATGACCATCCAGAAATTTTATAGAATCAATGGTGGTTCTACTCAAATAGAAGGTGTATATTCTGATGTTTCTTTACCAAGTAGATATAGCTATATGGATTTTGGAGAACGTGATTTAGAAGGAGCTTTGGCTTGGGATAAAGTGCCACAGGCTAAATACAGTACTACAAACTCATACAGTAACTTTGGTGATGTTGTATACAATAGCAAACAACGCGTTATGAACGATGTTAAGTTTCAAAAAATCAATGAGTATGCTAAATGGTTAAGAAAAAAACAAGATGAAAGTAAGTATGCTTTGAGCTATGATATGTTTAAAAAGGAAAGTGAGCAACGCATTGAAGAAGGTAAAAAATTTAAAGACGTATTTAAATTTGAATCTAACCTAACGTTTGAATCTCCTAAATATGAATTAGACCTATTCAAGAAGGATACAATTCTGGAAGAAAAGCGTGTTGCATGGCATAAAAACTTAAAGAAAGACATTTACATGAACGAAGCATTAAATGTGCTGAGTGAACTTAAAATGAACAACAACCATATAGCGGTTAAGCATTAA
- a CDS encoding GH3 auxin-responsive promoter family protein, which yields MPFTFINSIISWFLKKRKHQVELFLKYPIDVQEELLFKLVQTAKNTEFGKQFDFSTIQSYSDFASKVPIQKYETIEPLIERCRKGEQHLFWPTKIKWFAKSSGTTNAKSKFIPVSDEAIEYCHFKAGKDMLCMYINNNEEAQLFTGKSLRLGGSSAIYEDSESYFGDLSAIIIENMPFWADFSSAPKQEVALMGEWETKMEAIIDETIHENITSLAGVPSWMLVLLNRVLEKTGKDNILEVWPNLEVYFHGGVNFNPYREQYKKLIPKKDFKYYETYNASEGFFAIQDRNNSDELLLMLDYGIFYEFIPMREYDGENSVAIPLSQVKKDVNYAMVITTNSGLWRYLIGDTIKFTSTTPYRIKITGRTKHHINVFGEELIIENAEEALQAACEKTNSEIKDYTVGPIFMNEDSTGGAHEWIIEFKKAPENINFFTELLDNALKNCNSDYEAKRYNNMTLSMPKIHSAREGLFYDWLKAKGKLGGQHKIPRLSNTRWFLEELLSL from the coding sequence ATGCCATTTACATTTATAAATTCAATAATTTCTTGGTTTTTAAAAAAGCGAAAACATCAAGTAGAGTTATTTTTAAAGTATCCTATTGATGTACAAGAAGAATTGCTTTTTAAATTAGTTCAAACGGCAAAAAACACTGAATTTGGAAAACAATTTGATTTCTCTACCATTCAAAGCTATTCAGATTTTGCCTCAAAAGTACCCATTCAAAAATACGAAACCATTGAACCTTTAATAGAGCGTTGTAGAAAAGGTGAGCAACATCTTTTTTGGCCAACAAAAATTAAATGGTTTGCTAAAAGTAGTGGTACTACCAACGCCAAAAGTAAATTTATTCCTGTAAGTGATGAAGCCATAGAATATTGCCATTTCAAAGCAGGAAAAGACATGCTTTGTATGTATATAAACAATAATGAAGAAGCACAACTTTTTACTGGTAAGAGTCTTCGACTAGGAGGTAGCTCTGCGATTTATGAAGACAGTGAATCTTATTTTGGAGACTTATCAGCTATTATTATTGAAAACATGCCATTTTGGGCTGATTTCAGCTCTGCTCCTAAACAAGAGGTGGCTCTTATGGGCGAATGGGAAACCAAAATGGAGGCCATTATTGATGAAACCATTCATGAAAATATTACCAGCTTAGCAGGAGTTCCTTCTTGGATGTTAGTTTTATTAAATCGTGTGTTAGAAAAAACTGGTAAAGACAATATTCTTGAAGTATGGCCTAACCTAGAAGTGTATTTTCACGGAGGAGTAAATTTCAACCCTTACCGAGAGCAATACAAAAAACTCATTCCGAAAAAGGATTTTAAATATTACGAAACCTACAATGCCTCAGAAGGTTTTTTTGCCATACAAGACAGAAACAATTCTGATGAGTTATTATTGATGTTAGACTACGGTATTTTCTATGAATTTATTCCTATGAGGGAATATGATGGAGAAAACTCTGTAGCTATTCCTCTTTCCCAAGTTAAAAAAGACGTTAATTATGCAATGGTTATTACCACTAACAGCGGTTTGTGGCGCTATTTAATTGGAGATACCATCAAATTTACCTCAACAACTCCATACCGTATCAAAATTACTGGTAGAACTAAACATCATATCAATGTTTTTGGAGAAGAACTCATTATAGAAAATGCGGAAGAGGCTTTACAAGCTGCTTGTGAAAAAACAAATAGTGAGATTAAGGATTATACCGTAGGTCCCATTTTTATGAATGAAGATAGTACAGGAGGAGCACATGAATGGATTATAGAATTTAAAAAGGCTCCAGAGAATATCAACTTCTTTACTGAATTACTTGATAATGCTTTAAAAAATTGTAATTCAGATTATGAAGCAAAACGCTATAACAACATGACTTTGTCTATGCCTAAAATTCATTCCGCAAGGGAAGGATTGTTTTATGATTGGCTTAAGGCAAAAGGTAAACTTGGTGGACAACATAAAATACCACGATTATCCAATACACGTTGGTTTTTAGAGGAACTTTTAAGTTTATAA
- a CDS encoding ABC transporter ATP-binding protein — protein sequence MNQFIVETKNLNFSYSKSKKDIENLDLKIPKGSIYGFLGPNGSGKSTTIRLILGLLKKQSGEVSLFGEPFTTKTRVASLDKIGALIENPSLYEHLNAVDNLRIAANYRENISLERINEVLEIVKLSHAKKKKVKAYSLGMKQRLGLAISLLSNPEFVILDEPTNGLDPKGIIEMRELIKELNEKHGTTVFISSHLLSEIEKTCTHVGIIRKGKMLYQDTVAALKESKDKSIVIEIEVDKFIEALSVLGGLEKENTSVSKDFLQIEVINKEEITTVIDALRKNNIQVFQVNIKNNLEELFLSLTEN from the coding sequence ATGAATCAATTTATTGTAGAGACGAAAAATTTGAATTTTTCGTACTCAAAATCCAAAAAGGATATTGAGAATTTAGATCTCAAAATTCCGAAAGGAAGTATTTACGGATTCCTAGGTCCAAACGGATCAGGAAAAAGTACCACAATTCGTTTAATCTTAGGGTTGCTTAAAAAGCAATCGGGAGAAGTATCGTTGTTTGGAGAACCTTTTACTACTAAAACTAGAGTTGCTAGTTTAGATAAAATAGGAGCTTTGATTGAAAATCCTTCTTTGTATGAGCATTTGAATGCAGTTGATAATTTAAGAATTGCGGCTAATTATCGTGAGAATATTTCGTTAGAAAGAATAAATGAAGTTTTGGAAATTGTGAAGCTTTCACATGCAAAGAAGAAAAAGGTTAAAGCATACTCTTTGGGTATGAAGCAACGATTAGGGTTAGCAATTTCTTTGTTGAGTAATCCAGAATTTGTCATTTTAGATGAACCTACTAATGGTTTAGATCCGAAAGGTATTATTGAAATGAGAGAATTGATAAAGGAGTTAAATGAAAAGCATGGAACCACAGTGTTTATATCAAGTCATTTATTAAGTGAAATAGAGAAAACTTGTACCCATGTAGGGATTATTAGAAAAGGTAAAATGTTGTATCAAGATACTGTAGCTGCCTTAAAAGAATCTAAAGATAAAAGTATTGTTATAGAGATTGAAGTAGATAAGTTTATCGAAGCGCTAAGTGTATTAGGAGGTTTAGAAAAAGAGAACACCTCGGTTTCTAAAGATTTTCTGCAAATTGAAGTGATTAATAAAGAAGAAATAACAACAGTTATTGATGCTTTGAGAAAGAATAATATTCAGGTTTTTCAGGTGAATATTAAAAATAATTTAGAAGAACTTTTTTTATCACTAACAGAAAACTAA
- a CDS encoding DUF2797 domain-containing protein yields the protein MQYQGVLKKMTTENLDSVQYYLDMKTDFLNMNQLIGRQLEMHFVTYECLNCHKEKQIYRQGFCKSCFFETPNAGDWIMRPELSKAHLGIEDRDLEYEKKAQLQPHIVYLANSSNVKVGVTRKSQVPTRWIDQGAHEAIEIVEVPNRYLAGITEVALKEHVADKTNWRKMLKNDIEDENLVEWRERLQAFIPQEVKEYYIENNNETALSFPVEKYPTKPKSLNLVKQESYTGKLVGVKGQYLIFEDETVFNVRANEGLVVKIVLV from the coding sequence ATGCAATACCAAGGAGTCTTAAAAAAAATGACCACCGAAAATTTAGATTCGGTGCAGTACTATTTAGATATGAAAACTGATTTTTTAAATATGAATCAGTTAATTGGTAGGCAGTTAGAAATGCATTTTGTTACTTATGAGTGTTTAAATTGCCATAAAGAAAAACAGATATATCGTCAGGGTTTTTGTAAAAGTTGTTTTTTTGAAACTCCTAATGCTGGAGATTGGATCATGCGACCTGAATTAAGTAAGGCACATTTAGGAATTGAAGACCGTGACTTAGAATACGAAAAGAAAGCCCAATTGCAACCTCATATTGTGTATTTGGCTAATTCAAGTAATGTAAAGGTAGGAGTAACTCGTAAAAGTCAAGTTCCAACGCGATGGATAGATCAAGGAGCTCATGAAGCTATTGAAATTGTAGAAGTGCCAAATCGTTACTTAGCGGGAATTACAGAAGTTGCCTTGAAAGAACATGTTGCCGATAAAACAAATTGGCGTAAAATGCTTAAGAATGATATTGAAGATGAAAATTTAGTTGAATGGAGAGAACGATTACAAGCTTTTATACCTCAAGAAGTCAAAGAATATTATATTGAGAATAATAATGAGACGGCACTCTCGTTTCCAGTAGAAAAATACCCAACAAAACCTAAAAGTTTAAATCTTGTAAAGCAAGAATCTTATACAGGAAAATTAGTAGGAGTTAAGGGGCAATACCTAATCTTTGAAGATGAAACTGTCTTTAATGTTCGAGCTAATGAGGGATTGGTTGTAAAAATTGTTTTGGTCTAG
- the surE gene encoding 5'/3'-nucleotidase SurE, translated as MQERPLILVTNDDGITAPGIRMLIEIMNKIGDVVVVAPDSPQSGMGHAITVNNVLHCNPITIDEGPQLEYSCSGTPADCVKMAKNEILNRVPDLCVSGINHGANSSINVIYSGTMSAAVEAGIEGIPAIGFSLLDFDWHADFRAAKKFIEKITLNVLLNGLPEGVVLNVNIPKLKENDIKGIRVCRQANGYWKEDFDKRKSPFGKEYYWLSGEFVNRDKGQDTDIWALENGYISVVPVQFDMTAHHAIQKLNSWEL; from the coding sequence ATGCAAGAAAGACCATTGATATTGGTTACGAACGATGATGGAATCACTGCTCCAGGAATTCGAATGTTAATTGAAATAATGAATAAAATAGGAGATGTAGTAGTAGTTGCTCCAGACAGTCCGCAAAGTGGAATGGGACATGCAATTACAGTGAACAATGTATTGCATTGTAATCCTATTACAATTGATGAAGGTCCGCAATTAGAATACAGCTGTTCGGGAACTCCAGCAGATTGTGTAAAAATGGCAAAAAATGAAATTTTGAATCGTGTACCAGATTTATGTGTTTCTGGAATTAATCACGGGGCAAATTCATCTATAAATGTTATTTATTCAGGAACCATGAGTGCTGCCGTTGAAGCAGGTATTGAAGGGATTCCTGCAATTGGTTTTTCATTACTAGATTTCGATTGGCATGCTGATTTTAGAGCAGCTAAAAAGTTTATAGAAAAAATTACATTGAACGTATTATTGAATGGTTTACCAGAAGGCGTTGTTTTAAATGTGAACATTCCAAAGTTAAAGGAAAATGACATTAAAGGAATACGTGTTTGTAGACAAGCAAATGGATATTGGAAAGAGGATTTTGATAAACGTAAGAGTCCTTTTGGAAAGGAGTATTACTGGCTTTCTGGAGAGTTTGTAAATAGAGATAAAGGTCAAGATACCGATATTTGGGCTTTGGAAAATGGGTATATTTCGGTGGTGCCAGTTCAGTTTGATATGACGGCACATCATGCAATTCAAAAATTAAATTCATGGGAATTATAA
- a CDS encoding tetratricopeptide repeat protein, producing the protein MKKKLFYVVCIIIGLKVEAQVSTFKTIDSLTTIGRYQQALELLTSLPEDYIKNKKIAQVYETLDNYKTASKFYEKALSQQENYIIKLKLGKAYVKLGQTTKAISLFEDIIEKDPENLLARYQLGKLYLKRKQKLKAKDVFETLVKADKFNANYSYYLGVAYEKLKKNNKRIDSYLDAYKKDNEHIKAIEKLAIAYRMLRDKDSSSLFVEKGLQVAPYHINLNRLKINESFRSENYKEAIRLLKRIDSVKPNEHYTHKMLAKSYYELEQSDSAKIHFARAVKIDRSDFKSYIFLGSISFEAKDYQGAMINYLMATIVGKEPRDEAHLGMANVFFEQKKPKRVIEQYKKAIAENRNNYKALYLLANFSDNYYKDKKVAYKHYQRYVDRFESKDSVFTVNAERRIKEIKKEYFLKGEILE; encoded by the coding sequence ATGAAAAAGAAATTGTTTTATGTAGTATGTATAATTATTGGGTTAAAAGTAGAAGCACAGGTTTCTACATTTAAAACGATTGATAGTTTAACTACTATTGGAAGGTATCAACAAGCATTAGAATTATTGACATCCTTACCTGAAGATTATATAAAGAATAAAAAAATAGCACAGGTATATGAAACCTTAGACAATTACAAAACTGCATCTAAATTTTATGAAAAAGCATTGAGCCAACAAGAAAACTATATTATAAAATTAAAATTAGGAAAGGCCTATGTTAAGCTCGGGCAAACAACGAAGGCAATTTCACTTTTTGAAGATATTATCGAAAAGGATCCTGAAAATCTTTTAGCAAGGTATCAACTAGGAAAACTTTACCTAAAGAGAAAACAAAAACTAAAGGCAAAAGATGTTTTTGAAACACTGGTAAAAGCCGATAAGTTCAATGCTAATTATTCCTATTATTTAGGAGTTGCTTATGAAAAGTTAAAGAAAAATAATAAGCGTATAGATAGTTATTTAGACGCTTACAAAAAGGATAATGAACATATAAAAGCTATTGAAAAACTGGCAATAGCCTATAGAATGTTAAGAGATAAAGATTCTTCTAGTTTGTTTGTAGAAAAAGGATTGCAAGTAGCTCCTTATCATATCAATTTGAATAGATTAAAAATTAATGAGTCTTTTAGAAGTGAAAATTACAAGGAGGCTATTCGGTTGTTAAAAAGAATTGATTCGGTAAAACCTAATGAACACTATACCCATAAGATGCTAGCAAAATCGTATTACGAATTAGAACAATCTGATAGTGCTAAGATACATTTTGCAAGGGCGGTTAAAATTGACAGATCAGACTTTAAAAGTTATATTTTTTTAGGAAGCATATCTTTTGAAGCGAAAGATTATCAAGGAGCAATGATTAATTATTTAATGGCAACTATTGTAGGAAAAGAACCTAGAGATGAAGCTCATTTAGGTATGGCAAATGTGTTTTTTGAACAAAAGAAACCCAAAAGAGTTATAGAGCAATACAAAAAAGCAATTGCAGAAAATAGAAATAACTACAAAGCATTGTATTTATTGGCAAATTTTTCAGATAATTATTACAAAGACAAAAAAGTAGCGTATAAGCATTATCAAAGATATGTAGATAGATTTGAAAGTAAAGACTCTGTATTTACGGTGAATGCAGAAAGAAGGATAAAAGAAATAAAAAAAGAATATTTCCTAAAAGGTGAAATATTAGAATAG
- a CDS encoding M56 family metallopeptidase has translation MINYIIQVILFQVLFVAVYDFFLSKETFFTKNRWYLLITALGSFILPLIKVPTIQRAVPQEYTILLPEVVLSPQKVIEKSTWYQSVNYLDVLFYAGCILFLLVFVYKLYQIVRLIFIYGAEKRQNYKLVLLPKNSKAFSFFNYIFLGQGISKDKQEKIIQHELVHSQQKHSLDLLLFEGLKIIMWFNPMVYVYQNRVALVHEYISDEVVSKTTQKENYINNLLSDIFQVESISFINQFYKHSLIKKRIRMMTKNKSKEIKQLKYLLLVPVLASMLIYTSCSEDLQQGEVAKKELITIHLKIGDRYDKEMKGKKETYLDFYQGTEDPGWEEISYADLLPEEKNEYDADLNSLKSKKDIYLNTIELKIYKKPNGRKVIGHFIDFSKVKTKSTDTNEIGENVPFALLDKYPTFPGCADANKECFNKKMMKFVVQNFDAKLANKLGLPKGKKRIYVQFKIGQNGEIKDVKARAPHPALKEHAMEIVRKLPKMLPGEKDGKKVITGYTLPITFNVE, from the coding sequence TTTAAGTAAGGAGACATTTTTTACAAAGAATAGATGGTATTTATTAATTACTGCACTAGGCTCATTTATACTACCACTCATTAAAGTACCTACAATTCAACGAGCTGTTCCGCAAGAATATACCATTTTATTACCTGAGGTTGTGCTGTCACCACAAAAGGTTATTGAAAAATCGACATGGTATCAATCTGTTAACTATTTAGATGTGTTGTTTTATGCTGGGTGTATATTGTTTTTATTGGTTTTTGTATACAAACTTTATCAAATAGTAAGACTAATTTTTATATACGGAGCTGAGAAAAGACAAAACTACAAATTGGTTTTACTTCCAAAAAATTCGAAAGCATTTTCGTTTTTTAACTACATTTTTTTAGGACAAGGAATTTCAAAAGATAAGCAAGAAAAAATCATTCAGCATGAATTGGTTCATAGCCAACAAAAACACTCTTTAGATCTATTGCTTTTTGAAGGACTAAAAATTATTATGTGGTTCAATCCAATGGTATATGTCTATCAAAATAGGGTTGCATTAGTTCATGAATATATTTCAGATGAAGTAGTAAGTAAAACTACTCAAAAGGAAAATTATATAAACAATTTACTCTCAGATATTTTTCAAGTTGAGAGCATTTCATTCATTAATCAATTTTATAAACATTCATTAATCAAAAAACGAATACGTATGATGACAAAAAACAAATCCAAAGAAATTAAACAACTCAAGTACTTATTACTAGTACCAGTGCTTGCAAGTATGCTAATATATACTTCATGCAGTGAAGATCTACAGCAAGGAGAAGTTGCAAAAAAAGAGTTGATAACCATTCATTTGAAAATAGGAGATCGCTATGATAAAGAAATGAAGGGTAAGAAAGAGACTTATTTAGATTTTTATCAAGGAACAGAAGATCCGGGATGGGAGGAGATATCATATGCTGATCTATTGCCAGAAGAGAAAAATGAATATGACGCAGATTTGAATAGCTTGAAAAGTAAAAAAGATATTTATTTAAACACAATTGAGTTAAAAATTTATAAAAAGCCAAACGGTAGAAAGGTAATTGGGCATTTTATAGACTTTTCTAAAGTGAAAACTAAATCTACTGATACGAATGAAATAGGAGAGAATGTTCCCTTTGCCTTATTAGATAAGTACCCAACTTTTCCAGGATGTGCTGACGCAAATAAGGAGTGTTTCAATAAGAAGATGATGAAGTTTGTTGTTCAAAATTTCGATGCTAAATTGGCAAATAAACTGGGTTTACCAAAAGGGAAAAAGAGAATCTATGTGCAGTTTAAAATTGGACAGAACGGTGAGATTAAAGATGTAAAAGCAAGAGCACCGCATCCTGCTTTAAAAGAACATGCAATGGAAATAGTTCGTAAATTACCTAAGATGTTACCAGGAGAAAAAGATGGTAAAAAGGTAATTACTGGGTATACTTTACCAATCACGTTTAATGTAGAGTAA
- a CDS encoding Crp/Fnr family transcriptional regulator, whose amino-acid sequence MNDDTSNNAALLLENPEFANALQGIMVYQKFPKHHLLHEAGSICNHFHIIISGIARVFYFKEDKDITVHFSAEKESITTIDSLIQRKKSKYNIEALEDLEVFSVHINDMEKLFENNPKYERYGRLFMQQIYIELVERIDDLQLHTAQERYQTLLLKKPYLFQRVSSKHIASFLSITPETLSRIRGK is encoded by the coding sequence ATGAATGATGATACTTCAAATAATGCTGCTCTCTTATTAGAAAACCCAGAGTTTGCAAATGCTCTTCAAGGAATAATGGTGTATCAAAAATTTCCGAAGCATCATTTGTTACACGAAGCTGGCTCTATTTGCAATCATTTTCATATTATAATTTCAGGTATTGCACGTGTATTTTACTTCAAAGAAGACAAGGATATTACCGTTCATTTTTCAGCAGAAAAGGAAAGTATTACCACCATTGATAGTTTAATTCAACGAAAAAAGAGTAAATACAATATTGAAGCCTTAGAAGATTTAGAAGTTTTTTCTGTTCATATCAATGATATGGAAAAACTCTTCGAAAACAATCCAAAATATGAACGCTATGGTAGGTTGTTTATGCAACAAATTTATATTGAACTGGTTGAACGTATAGATGATTTACAATTACATACAGCACAAGAGCGCTACCAAACATTACTTCTTAAAAAACCGTATTTATTTCAACGAGTATCTTCAAAACACATCGCCTCTTTTTTAAGTATTACTCCAGAAACTTTAAGTAGAATTCGAGGAAAGTAA
- a CDS encoding ABC transporter permease, whose product MSALTFYISNTKNELIKLKRTFAFWLTIISALSIPLLFFIVYAVKHNSLVPGDGVNPWEKFMMNQVKNSIPFFVPMFIVLITSLIIQVEHKASGIKHIFTLPIPKWSVYYGKLTIVLVSIVVTYVYFYIAILIFGALLGVFYPDLGFLDFQPEYFKYIKMLFLSFIASLGIVGIQFWLSFRLKNFIIPLAVGMILVIVGLIASQAPESIYFPYAYNLLSINLGDNGPLTFGYSSVLVYSVFCFVVTCILGYLDVRRLNIK is encoded by the coding sequence ATGTCAGCATTAACTTTTTATATATCAAACACAAAAAATGAACTCATAAAACTTAAAAGAACCTTTGCATTTTGGTTAACCATAATAAGTGCATTAAGTATTCCTTTATTGTTTTTTATTGTATATGCCGTAAAACATAATTCTTTAGTACCTGGAGACGGGGTGAATCCTTGGGAGAAATTTATGATGAACCAAGTTAAAAATTCAATTCCCTTTTTTGTGCCAATGTTTATTGTTTTAATCACTAGTCTAATCATTCAAGTAGAGCATAAAGCATCTGGAATAAAACATATTTTTACATTACCTATACCAAAATGGAGTGTTTACTATGGGAAACTTACCATTGTGCTAGTATCTATTGTAGTAACCTATGTATACTTTTATATCGCTATTTTAATCTTTGGTGCTTTGTTAGGAGTGTTTTATCCGGATCTTGGATTTTTAGATTTTCAACCAGAATATTTTAAATACATTAAGATGTTGTTTCTATCGTTTATCGCATCCTTAGGTATTGTAGGTATTCAGTTTTGGTTGAGCTTTAGATTAAAGAATTTTATTATTCCATTGGCTGTAGGGATGATTTTAGTAATTGTTGGTCTTATAGCATCTCAAGCACCAGAATCTATTTATTTTCCTTATGCCTATAATTTGTTATCTATCAATTTAGGAGATAACGGACCGCTAACCTTTGGGTATTCTTCGGTACTAGTATACAGTGTTTTCTGTTTTGTAGTAACATGTATTTTAGGATACTTAGATGTTAGAAGATTAAATATAAAATAA